A genomic region of Xanthomonas campestris pv. phormiicola contains the following coding sequences:
- a CDS encoding DUF72 domain-containing protein: MNDLFDSAPAAPDGIRVGIGGWTYAPWRGGMFYPQGLVQRRELEYASRQVSSIEINGTYYGMQKPDTYARWRDETPADFLFSAKAPKRITGLRKLAAAGAQIEDFVGGIATLGDKLGPLVWQFEHGRTLALDELAAFLELLPQQAGGRRLRHVLEVRDPACVGPQLLDLVRRHGVATVFTDSPDFPSFADLSADFVYARLMRSRAALAHGYAPEELRAWAEQAQAWRRGQDPDTLPHAAMPAAKARPREVFLYFISAAKERNPAAATALLAELGKR, encoded by the coding sequence GGCATCGGCGGCTGGACCTATGCGCCGTGGCGCGGCGGCATGTTCTACCCGCAGGGGCTGGTGCAACGCCGCGAGCTGGAATACGCCAGCCGCCAGGTCAGCAGCATCGAGATCAACGGCACCTACTACGGCATGCAGAAGCCGGACACCTATGCGCGCTGGCGCGACGAGACACCGGCGGATTTCCTGTTCTCGGCCAAGGCGCCCAAGCGCATCACCGGCCTGCGCAAGCTGGCCGCGGCCGGCGCGCAGATCGAGGATTTCGTCGGCGGCATCGCCACGCTCGGCGACAAGCTCGGCCCGCTGGTCTGGCAGTTCGAGCACGGCCGCACGCTCGCGCTCGACGAGCTCGCCGCGTTCCTGGAGCTGCTGCCGCAGCAGGCCGGCGGCCGCCGCCTGCGGCATGTGCTGGAAGTGCGCGACCCGGCCTGCGTCGGACCGCAGTTGCTGGACCTGGTGCGCCGCCACGGCGTGGCCACGGTGTTCACCGATTCGCCCGACTTCCCCTCCTTCGCCGACCTCAGCGCCGACTTCGTCTACGCGCGGCTGATGCGCAGCCGCGCCGCGCTGGCCCACGGCTATGCGCCCGAGGAACTGCGCGCCTGGGCCGAACAGGCGCAGGCCTGGCGTCGCGGCCAGGACCCGGACACGCTGCCGCATGCCGCCATGCCGGCCGCCAAGGCCAGGCCGCGCGAGGTCTTCCTCTATTTCATCAGCGCCGCCAAGGAGCGCAATCCGGCCGCGGCGACGGCGCTGCTGGCCGAGCTCGGCAAGCGCTGA
- a CDS encoding DMT family transporter has protein sequence MPLHPTTKAQLQIHFCVLLWGITAILGKLITLPALPLVWWRMLMVVAALALLPRVWRGLAALTPKLALGYAVVGALVGLHWLTFYGAIKLANASVAATCIALAPVFTAVIEPWVAKRPFRPSELVFGLAVLPGVALVVGGVPDGMRAGVAVGAVSALFVAAFGSLNKRLVDHADPLTVTALELGAGTLTLTLLAPLLPFVLPALSGPLLVLPSLHDTLLLLALALLCTLLPFALALVALRRLSAYAVQLVTNLEPVYAIVFAILLLDEQKQLTALFYLGVAVILGAVFLHPLLTRTRPLRHPELLATSEAKNALE, from the coding sequence ATGCCCCTGCACCCCACGACCAAAGCCCAGCTGCAAATCCACTTCTGCGTGCTGCTGTGGGGAATCACCGCGATCCTCGGCAAGCTGATCACCCTGCCGGCCTTGCCGCTGGTGTGGTGGCGGATGCTGATGGTGGTGGCGGCGCTGGCGCTGCTGCCGCGGGTGTGGCGCGGGCTGGCCGCGCTGACCCCGAAGCTGGCGCTCGGTTACGCCGTGGTCGGCGCGTTGGTCGGCCTGCACTGGTTGACCTTCTATGGCGCGATCAAGCTGGCCAATGCCTCGGTGGCGGCGACCTGCATCGCGCTGGCGCCGGTGTTCACCGCGGTGATCGAACCGTGGGTGGCCAAGCGTCCGTTCCGCCCCAGCGAACTGGTGTTCGGCCTGGCGGTGCTGCCGGGCGTGGCGCTGGTGGTCGGCGGCGTGCCCGACGGAATGCGCGCCGGGGTGGCGGTCGGCGCGGTGTCGGCGCTGTTCGTCGCCGCGTTCGGCTCGCTCAACAAACGCCTGGTCGACCATGCCGACCCGTTGACCGTGACCGCCCTGGAACTGGGCGCCGGCACCCTGACCCTGACCTTGCTGGCGCCGCTGCTGCCGTTCGTGCTGCCGGCGCTGAGCGGCCCGTTGCTGGTGCTGCCGAGCCTGCACGACACCTTGCTGCTGCTGGCCCTGGCGTTGCTGTGCACGCTGCTGCCGTTCGCGCTGGCGCTGGTCGCGCTGCGCCGCCTCAGCGCGTACGCAGTGCAACTGGTGACCAACCTGGAGCCGGTCTACGCGATCGTGTTCGCGATCCTGCTGCTGGACGAGCAGAAGCAACTCACCGCACTGTTCTACCTGGGCGTGGCGGTGATCCTGGGCGCGGTGTTCCTGCATCCGTTGCTGACCCGCACCAGGCCGCTGCGGCACCCGGAACTGCTGGCCACGTCCGAAGCGAAGAACGCGCTGGAGTGA
- the kdgT gene encoding 2-keto-3-deoxygluconate transporter, which translates to MQIKRALERLPGGMMLVPLFLGAACHGAWPQAGEFFGSFTQGLIGGTVPILAVWFFCMGASIRLRASGRVLRQSGVLMLTKIAVAWLVAVAASHLLPPDGIGEGYLKGLSVLALVAAMDMTNGGLFASIMQQYGEPGEAGAVILMSLESGPLVTMIILGSAGIAGFEPRLFVGAVLPLLAGFALGNLDPQLRALFGGAVPALIPFFAFALGNTLDLHVIASAGLPGVLLGLAVVVVTGIPLLLADRLLGGGTGSAGIAASSTAGAAVATPALIATMAPQFRASAPAATALVAASVIVTSLLVPILTALHARMVAKPATQRE; encoded by the coding sequence ATGCAGATCAAGCGCGCCCTCGAACGCCTGCCAGGCGGCATGATGCTGGTCCCGCTGTTCCTGGGCGCCGCCTGCCACGGCGCGTGGCCGCAGGCGGGCGAATTCTTCGGCTCTTTCACCCAGGGCCTGATCGGCGGCACCGTGCCGATCCTGGCGGTGTGGTTCTTCTGCATGGGCGCGTCGATCCGCTTGCGCGCCAGCGGCCGGGTGCTGCGCCAGTCCGGCGTGCTGATGCTGACCAAGATCGCCGTCGCCTGGCTGGTGGCGGTGGCCGCCTCGCACCTGCTGCCGCCGGACGGCATCGGCGAGGGCTATCTGAAAGGCCTCTCGGTGCTGGCACTGGTCGCGGCGATGGACATGACCAATGGCGGGCTGTTCGCGTCGATCATGCAGCAGTACGGCGAACCCGGCGAGGCCGGCGCGGTGATATTGATGTCGCTGGAATCCGGACCGCTGGTGACCATGATCATCCTCGGCAGCGCCGGCATCGCCGGATTCGAACCGCGCCTGTTCGTCGGCGCGGTGTTGCCGCTGCTGGCCGGCTTCGCGCTGGGCAATCTGGATCCGCAACTGCGCGCGTTGTTCGGCGGCGCGGTGCCGGCGCTGATTCCGTTCTTCGCCTTCGCCCTGGGCAATACCCTGGACCTGCACGTGATCGCCAGCGCCGGCCTGCCCGGCGTGCTGCTCGGCCTGGCGGTCGTCGTCGTCACCGGAATCCCGTTGCTGCTCGCCGACCGGCTGTTGGGCGGCGGTACCGGCAGCGCCGGCATCGCCGCCTCCAGCACCGCTGGCGCGGCGGTGGCGACGCCCGCGCTGATCGCGACGATGGCGCCGCAATTCCGCGCCAGCGCGCCGGCCGCCACCGCCCTGGTGGCGGCCTCGGTGATCGTGACCTCGCTGCTGGTGCCGATCCTCACCGCACTGCATGCACGGATGGTCGCCAAGCCGGCAACGCAGCGCGAATAG